A stretch of the Meles meles chromosome 19, mMelMel3.1 paternal haplotype, whole genome shotgun sequence genome encodes the following:
- the RPS5 gene encoding 40S ribosomal protein S5 encodes MTEWETAAPAVAETPDIKLFGKWSTDDVQINDISLQDYIAVKEKYAKYLPHSAGRYAAKRFRKAQCPIVERLTNSMMMHGRNNGKKLMTVRIVKHAFEIIHLLTGENPLQVLVNAIINSGPREDSTRIGRAGTVRRQAVDVSPLRRVNQAIWLLCTGAREAAFRNIKTIAECLADELINAAKGSSNSYAIKKKDELERVAKSNR; translated from the exons ATGACCGAGTGGGAGACGGCTGCACCTGCGGTGGCGGAGACCCCTGACATCAAGCTCTTCGGGAAGTGGAGCACCGATGACGTTCAGATCAATGACATTTCCTTGCAG gaCTACATTGCGGTGAAGGAGAAGTATGCCAAGTACCTTCCCCACAGTGCAGGGCGCTATGCAGCCAAGCGCTTCCGCAAGGCGCAGTGCCCCATCGTGGAGCGTCTCACCAACTCGATGATGATGCATGGCCGCAACAATGGCAAGAAGCTCATGACCGTGCGCATTGTCAAGCATGCCTTCGAGATCATCCATCTGCTCACTGGTGAG AACCCGCTCCAGGTCCTGGTGAACGCAATTATTAACAGCGGTCCCCGGGAGGACTCAACCCGCATTGGGCGAGCCGGAACAGTGAGGCGTCAGGCTGTCGATGTGTCCCCCCTGCGCCGTGTGAATCAG GCCATCTGGCTGCTGTGCACAGGTGCGCGTGAGGCTGCCTTCCGGAACATCAAAACCATTGCTGAGTGCCTAGCAGATGAGCTCATCAATGCAGCCAAG GGCTCTTCCAATTCGTATGCTATCAAGAAGAAGGACGAGCTGGAACGTGTGGCCAAGTCCAACCGTTGA